From the Solanum lycopersicum chromosome 10, SLM_r2.1 genome, one window contains:
- the LOC101248428 gene encoding cytochrome P450 CYP72A219-like, whose translation MQYILVAICIILVIIFRWSWRLMNWLWLQPRCLEKCLRELGFRGNSYKFLVGDMNEVVKMDEEAKSKPIKFSHDIVKRLMPFIHKTIIDYGKNSFIWLGPNPAMLIMDPEHIREILSKSNIFQKPPPALTKLLAEGILSYEGDKWAKHRRIINPAFHLDKLKHMVPSFHLTTCEMLSKWEKIVSTEGSEVDVWPYLQTLTSDAISRTAFGSSYEEGRQIHELQQELAKIILKETEASYIRFLPTKEKRRMNRIHQEVRSLVLRIINKRMNKIEAGDTSNSDDLLGILLESNMKEIQEHGNKKFGMSIDEVIEECKLFYLAGQETTSALLVWSMILLSKHSDWQARAREEVSQVFGNNVPDYDKLNQLKVVTMIIQEVLRLYPPNFLMGREVHKETKLGNLSIPSGVQLLLPTILLHHDQEIWGEDVEEFNPERFSEGVNRATKGKFAYFPFSWGPRNCIGQNFAMLEAKMALAMILQQFAFEVSPSYAHVPYSVFTLLPQYGAQLILHKL comes from the exons ATGCAATACATTTTAGTTgcaatttgtataattttagttataatttttagatgGAGTTGGAGACTTATGAATTGGTTGTGGTTGCAGCCAAGGTGTTTGGAGAAATGCCTGAGAGAGTTGGGTTTCAGGGGAAATTCTTACAAGTTTTTAGTTGgagacatgaatgaagttgtgaAGATGGATGAAGAAGCCAAGTCCAAGCCTATCAAATTCTCACATGATATTGTCAAAAGACTCATGCCATTTATCCACAAAACAATCATTGATTATG GTAAGAATTCTTTCATATGGTTGGGACCAAATCCAGCAATGCTCATCATGGACCCTGAACATATACGGGAGATCTTGTCGAAGAGCAATATTTTCCAGAAACCTCCCCCTGCACTCACGAAACTGTTAGCCGAAGGAATCTTGAGCTATGAAGGAGATAAATGGGCTAAACATAGAAGAATCATCAATCCTGCTTTTCACCTTGACAAGTTGAAG CATATGGTACCATCATTTCATTTGACAACTTGTGAGATGTTGAGCAAATGGGAGAAAATTGTCTCGACGGAAGGATCAGAGGTAGATGTGTGGCCATATCTTCAAACATTGACAAGTGATGCCATTTCAAGAACTGCTTTTGGAAGTAGCTACGAAGAAGGTAGACAGATACATGAACTTCAACAAGAACTAGCCAAAATTATCTTAAAAGAGACAGAGGCAAGTTACATTAG GTTTTTACCGAccaaagaaaagagaaggatGAACCGTATACATCAGGAAGTACGTTCACTAGTATTGAGAATAATCAATAAGAGAATGAATAAAATTGAAGCAGGGGATACGTCTAATAGTGACGACTTATTAGGCATATTATTGGAATCAAACATGAAAGAAATCCAAGAGCATGGAAATAAGAAGTTTGGAATGAGTATTGATGAGGTAATTGAAGAGTGTAAACTGTTCTATCTTGCTGGACAAGAGACAACTTCAGCTTTACTTGTATGGTCAATGATTTTATTGAGCAAACACTCCGATTGGCAAGCTCGTGCTAGAGAAGAGGTTTCGCAAGTCTTTGGCAACAACGTACCTGATTATGATAAGTTGAATCAACTCAAAGTT GTAACTATGATTATCCAAGAAGTTTTGAGATTGTATCCACCAAATTTTTTGATGGGTAGAGAGGTACACAAAGAAACTAAATTAGGCAATTTGTCGATACCGAGTGGAGTGCAACTCCTCTTGCCAACAATATTGTTGCATCATGACCAAGAAATATGGGGTGAAGATGTTGAAGAATTCAATCCAGAGAGGTTTAGTGAAGGAGTCAATAGAGCAACAAAAGGGAAATTTGCATATTTTCCATTTAGTTGGGGACCTAGAAATTGCATTGGACAAAACTTTGCTATGTTAGAGGCTAAAATGGCACTTGCTATGATTCTACAACAATTTGCTTTTGAAGTTTCTCCATCTTATGCTCATGTTCCTTATTCAGTGTTTACTCTTCTACCTCAATATGGTGCTCAACTAATTCTACACAAGCTATAG
- the LOC101248145 gene encoding cytochrome P450 CYP72A219-like: protein MEIPYNNNYYNLNLVLFSCAIILVLIWAWRILNWVWFKPKMLEKCLRQQGFKGNSYKFLFGDVKEMMKMGKEALSKPIDFSHDMTWPRVMPFFHKTINNYGKNCFGWYGPRPAVVIVDPELIREVLSKNYIYQKPPGNPLTRLAANGLAGYEADKWAKHRRIINPGFHLDKLKHMLPAFQLTSSEMLNKWKEIISKEGSEIDVWPYLQTLTSDAISRTAFGSSYEEGKKIFELQKEQMELLLQVARSLYIPGWRFVPTKTNRRMKQIFNEVGALILGIINKRIKMIEDGEIHDDLLSILLASNLQEIQQHGHKKFGMSIDEVIEECKLFYLAGQETTSALLVWTMILLSKYPIWQQRARQEVLQVFESDEFDYDKLNHLKVVTMILNEVLRLYPSAYFINRVVTKDTKLGNLCLPSGVQLLLGTILLHHDTEIWGDDAMEFNPERFSDGVAKATKGQLVFFPFSWGPRICIGQNFAMLEAKMAIAMILKHYSFELSSSYAHAPHPLLLQPQYGAHLILYKLEK, encoded by the exons ATGGAGAttccatataataataattattacaaCTTAAATCTTGTATTATTTTCTTGTGCAATTATCTTAGTATTGATATGGGCATGGAGAATCTTGAATTGGGTTTGGTTCAAACCAAAAATGTTGGAGAAATGCTTAAGGCAACAAGGTTTCAAGGGAAATTCTTACAAGTTTTTGTTTGGAGATgtgaaagaaatgatgaaaatgGGAAAAGAAGCTTTATCAAAGCCTATTGATTTCTCACATGACATGACTTGGCCTAGAGTCATGCCTTTCTTCCACAAAACCATCAATAATTATG GTAAGAATTGTTTTGGTTGGTATGGTCCAAGACCAGCTGTGGTTATAGTGGATCCTGAACTTATAAGAGAAGTGTTATCAAAGAATTACATTTATCAAAAGCCTCCTGGTaatccattaactagattggcAGCAAATGGGCTTGCTGGCTATGAAGCTGATAAATGGGCCAAACATAGAAGAATTATCAATCCTGGTTTTCACCTTGACAAATTAAAg CATATGCTTCCCGCGTTTCAATTGACTTCTTCGGAGATGTTAAACAAATGGAAAGAAATCATCTCGAAAGAAGGATCAGAGATAGATGTGTGGCCATATCTTCAAACTTTGACAAGTGATGCAATTTCTAGAACTGCATTTGGTAGTAGttatgaagaaggaaaaaagatttttgaacttcaaaagGAACAAATGGAACTACTTTTACAAGTAGCACGTTCATTATACATCCCAGGATGGAG GTTTGTACcaacaaaaacaaatagaaGGATGAAACAAATCTTTAATGAAGTGGGAGCATTAATATTAGGAATCATTAACAAAAGAATAAAGATGATTGAAGATGGAGAAATACATGATGACTTGTTGAGTATACTATTAGCATCAAATTTACAAGAGATCCAACAACATGGACATAAAAAATTTGGTATGAGTATTGATGAGGTCATTGAAGAGTGTAAATTGTTTTATCTTGCTGGCCAAGAGACTACTTCAGCTTTACTTGTGTGGACAATGATTTTATTGTCCAAATATCCTATTTGGCAACAAAGAGCTAGACAAGAGGTTCTACAAGTGTTTGAAAGTGATGAATTTGACTATGACAAGTTGAATCACTTAAAAGTG gTGACTATGATATTaaatgaggttttaaggttGTATCCATcagcatattttattaatagagTGGTGACTAAAGACACAAAGCTAGGAAATTTGTGTTTACCCTCTGGGGTGCAACTTTTATTGGGAACAATTTTGTTGCATCATGATACTGAAATATGGGGAGATGATGCAATGGAGTTCAATCCTGAGAGATTTAGTGATGGAGTAGCCAAAGCAACAAAAGGACAACTTGTGTTTTTTCCATTTAGTTGGGGTCCAAGAATATGTATTGGCCAAAACTTTGCTATGTTAGAGGCAAAAATGGCAATAGCCATGATTCTCAAACACTACTCCTTTGAACTCTCTTCATCTTATGCTCATGCTCCTCATCCACTATTGCTTCAACCTCAATATGGTGCTCATTTGATTTTGTACAAGTTGGAGAAATGA
- the LOC138337062 gene encoding cytochrome P450 CYP72A219-like, with protein MEISYYNLKIAIFSFAIIFVLRWTWRILNHVWFKPKKLEKQLRQQGLKGNSYKLLYGDMKEMKKMIEEATSKPINLSHDLIWPRINPFIHKTITNYGKNCFVWIGPKPAVLITEPKLIREVLTKNYVYQKARGSPLSKLVISGLAAHEKDKWATHRRILNPAFHLDKLKHMLPAFKLTINEMLNTWKEVVSKDGTEIDVWPYLQTLTSDAISRTAFGSNYEEGKKIFELQKEQIELISKMARSIYIPGWRFVPTKKNKRMMQIFYEVKALILGIINKRLRMIEAGESHDDLLSILLTSNLKEIQQHGNKKFGMSIDEVIEECKLFYFAGQETTSTLLVWTMILLCKYPIWQERARQEVLQVFESDELDYDKLNQLKVVTMILNEVLRLYTSAYAINRMVNTETKLGDLCLPPGVQLILATMLVHHDTEIWGDDAMEFMPERFSEGISKATKGQVVFFPFSWGPRICIGQNFAMLEAKMAMVMILKHYAFELSPSYAHAPHPLLLQPQYGAQLIMHKL; from the exons ATGGAAATATCATATTACAACTTAAAAATTGCAATATTTTCATTTGCAATTATCTTTGTATTGAGATGGACATGGAGAATCTTGAATCATGTTTGGTTCAAACCAAAAAAGTTGGAGAAACAACTAAGACAACAAGGTCTCAAAGGAAATTCATACAAGTTGTTGTATGGGGATATGAAagagatgaagaagatgattgAAGAAGCTACATCCAAGCCCATCAATCTCTCACATGACTTGATTTGGCCTAGAATCAACCCCTTCATCCACAAAACCATCACAAATTATG GTAAGAATTGTTTTGTGTGGATTGGGCCCAAACCAGCAGTCCTCATCACAGAGCCCAAATTGATAAGGGAGGTGTTAACAAAGAATTATGTTTATCAAAAGGCACGAGGCAGCCCATTATCTAAGTTGGTAATATCTGGGCTTGCGGCCCATGAAAAAGATAAATGGGCCACACATAGAAGGATTCTCAATCCAGCTTTTCACCTTGACAAGTTGAAG CATATGCTACCTGCGTTCAAATTAACTATCAACGAAATGTTGAACACATGGAAGGAAGTTGTCTCAAAAGACGGAACAGAGATAGATGTGTGGCCATATCTTCAAACATTGACAAGTGATGCAATTTCAAGAACTGCTTTTGGCAGTAAttatgaagaaggaaaaaagatttttgaacttcaaaaagaACAAATCGAATTAATTTCAAAGATGGCACGTTCAATATACATTCCAGGATGGag GTTTGTGCCaactaaaaagaacaaaaggaTGATGCAAATCTTCTATGAAGTAAAAGCACTTATATTGGGAATTATCAATAAAAGATTGAGGATGATTGAAGCTGGAGAATCACATGATGATTTATTGAGCATATTATTGACAtccaatttaaaagaaatacaaCAACATGGGAATAAGAAATTTGGTATGAGCATTGATGAGGTTATTGAAGAGTGTAAATTGTTCTATTTTGCTGGACAAGAGACTACTTCAACTTTACTTGTGTGGACAATGATTTTATTATGCAAGTATCCTATTTGGCAAGAAAGAGCTAGACAAGAGGTTTTACAAGTGTTTGAAAGTGATGAACTTGATTATGATAAGTTGAATCAACTAAAAGTG GTGACTATGATATTAAACGAGGTGTTAAGGTTGTATACATCAGCATACGCGATTAATCGAATGGTAAATACAGAAACAAAGTTAGGGGATTTGTGTTTACCCCCTGGGGTGCAACTCATATTGGCAACAATGTTAGTGCATCATGATACTGAAATATGGGGAGATGATGCAATGGAGTTTATGCCAGAGAGATTTAGTGAAGGAATATCAAAAGCAACAAAAGGACAAGTTGTATTTTTTCCATTTAGTTGGGGTCCAAGAATATGTATTGGGCAAAATTTTGCTATGTTAGAGGCAAAAATGGCAATGGTCATGATTCTAAAACACTATGCATTTGAACTCTCTCCATCTTATGCTCATgctcctcatccattattgcttcaaCCTCAATATGGTGCTCAATTGATCATGCACAAGTTGTAG
- the LOC101262964 gene encoding cytochrome P450 CYP72A219: MKFGIITLEASEGRISFFNMEISYYNLKIAIFSFAIIFVLRWTWRILNYVWFKPKKLEKQLRQQGLKGNSYKLLYGDMKEMKMMIEEATSKPINFSHDLIWPRINPFIHKTITNYGKNCFVWIGPKPAVLITEPKLIREVLTKNYVYHKARGSPLLKLAISGLAAHEKDKWATHRRILNPAFHFDKLKHMLPAFKLTVGEMLNTWKEIVSKDGTEIDVWSYLQTLTSDIISRTAFGNNYEEGKKIFELQKEQIELISKMTHSIYIPGWRFVPTKKNKRMMQIFYEVKALILGIINKRLRMIEAGESHDDLLSILLTSNLKEIQQHGNKKFGMSIDEVIEECKLFYFAGQETTSTLLVWTMILLCKYPIWQERARQEVLQVFESDELDYDKLNQLKVVTMILNEVLRLYTSVYAINRMVNTETKLGDLCLPSGVQLILATMLVHHDTEIWGDDAMEFMPERFSEGISKATKGQVVFFPFSWGPRICIGQNFAMLEAKMAMVMILKHYAFELSPSYAHAPHPLLLQPQYGAQLIMHKL, encoded by the exons ATGAAATTTGGTATTATCACATTGGAGGCTAGTGAGGGAAGGATAAGTTTTTTCAATATGGAAATATCATATTACAACTTAAAAATTGCAATATTTTCATTTGCAATTATCTTTGTATTGAGATGGACATGgagaatcttgaattatgtttggttcaaaccaaaaaaattggAGAAACAACTAAGACAACAAGGTCTCAAAGGAAATTCTTACAAGTTGTTGTATGGGGATATGAAAgagatgaagatgatgattgAAGAAGCTACATCCAAGCCTATCAATTTCTCACATGACTTGATTTGGCCTAGAATCAACCCCTTCATCCACAAAACCATCACAAATTATG GTAAAAATTGTTTTGTGTGGATTGGGCCCAAACCAGCAGTCCTCATCACAGAGCCCAAATTGATAAGGGAGGTGTTAACAAAGAATTATGTTTATCATAAGGCACGTGGCAGCCCATTATTGAAGTTGGCAATATCTGGGCTTGCGGCCCATGAAAAAGATAAATGGGCCACACATAGAAGGATTCTCAATCCAGCTTTTCACTTTGACAAGTTGAAG CATATGCTACCTGCGTTCAAATTGACTGTTGGTGAAATGTTGAACACATGGAAGGAAATTGTCTCGAAAGACGGAACAGAGATAGATGTGTGGTCATATCTTCAAACATTGACAAGTGACATAATTTCAAGAACTGCTTTTGGTAATAAttatgaagaaggaaaaaagatttttgaacttcaaaaagaacaaattgaattaatttcaaaaatgacacaCTCAATATACATTCCAGGATGGag GTTTGTGCCaactaaaaagaacaaaaggaTGATGCAAATCTTCTATGAAGTAAAAGCACTTATATTGGGAATTATCAATAAAAGATTGAGGATGATTGAAGCTGGAGAATCACATGATGATTTATTGAGCATATTATTGACAtccaatttaaaagaaatacaaCAACATGGGAATAAGAAATTTGGTATGAGCATTGATGAGGTTATTGAAGAGTGTAAATTGTTCTATTTTGCTGGACAAGAGACTACTTCAACTTTACTTGTGTGGACAATGATTTTATTATGCAAGTATCCTATTTGGCAAGAAAGAGCTAGACAAGAGGTTTTACAAGTGTTTGAAAGTGATGAACTTGATTATGATAAGTTGAATCAACTAAAAGTG GTTACAATGATCTTAAACGAGGTCTTAAGGTTGTATACATCAGTATACGCGATTAATCGCATGGTGAATACAGAAACAAAGTTAGGGGATTTGTGTTTACCCTCTGGGGTCCAACTCATATTGGCAACAATGTTAGTGCATCATGATACTGAAATATGGGGAGATGATGCAATGGAGTTTATGCCAGAGAGATTTAGTGAAGGAATATCAAAAGCAACAAAAGGACAAGTTGTATTTTTTCCATTTAGTTGGGGTCCAAGAATATGTATTGGGCAAAATTTTGCTATGTTAGAGGCAAAAATGGCAATGGTCATGATTCTAAAACATTATGCATTTGAACTCTCTCCATCTTATGCTCATGCTCCTCACCCATTGTTGCTTCAACCTCAATATGGTGCTCAATTGATCATGCACAAGTTGTAG
- the LOC101247863 gene encoding pentatricopeptide repeat-containing protein At3g16610: MLRVNGRRIVNISWNFSQEPYYNYIWILDACIETKQLVIGKSIHQHIIKHNHCNDNRSNLLDKLTRFYVSCSRVDLARQVFDSIPESDRNDRVILWNQMIRAYAWNGPFEKGIDLYYEMVEYGIRPTNYTYPFVIKACSALQDVENGEKIHEHVKRQGLDGDVYVCTALVDFYAKCGLLVEARRVFDGMLRRDIVAWNAMISGCSVNGLYLEMKGLVLEMQENGLTLNSSTVVAILPAIAEANKLSEGKAVHGFSMRRGFVNDVVVDTGILDVYAKCGLLNYAKRIFGVMSLKNEITRSAMIGAYVTCDSTQEGLELFEHMRTEDTESPSPVMLATVIRACAKLNYMRRGRKMHGYTVKLGSYLDLMVSNTLLSMYAKCGRIDDALTFFEEMDLKDSVSFSAIIAGCVQNGHAEEALQILRMMQSSGVEPESATVMGILPACSHLAALQLGVCTHGYSIVCGFTEDVSVCNALIDMYSKCGKNDIARIVFDKMNKRDVVSWNAMIAGYGVHGRGKEAISLFYDMQSIGQIPDDITFIGLLFACSHSGLVAEGKYWFLRMSEEFKISPRMDHYLCMVDLLGRAGLLDEAYGFVQNMPFIPDVRIWSALLAACRIHKHIVLAEEVSNKIQYLGPESPGNFVLLSNLYTTAGRWDDAAHVRVKQKDSGFKKSPGCSWIEINGVIHAFVGGDQSHPQSAKINEKLKELSKEMKKLGYSAESSFVYQDVEEEEKEQILLYHSEKLAVAFALLNLDPSKSILVTKNLRVCVDCHSTMKYISLITKREITVRDASRFHHFRDGICSCGDFW; the protein is encoded by the coding sequence ATGTTACGCGTAAATGGGCGGCGAATAGTTAACATAAGTTGGAATTTTAGCCAAGAACCTTACTATAATTACATTTGGATTCTTGATGCCTGCATAGAAACTAAGCAATTAGTTATAGGCAAATCAATCCATCAGCATATCATCAAGCACAATCATTGTAACGACAATCGTTCGAATTTATTAGATAAGTTAACGCGATTTTATGTTTCGTGCAGCAGAGTTGATCTTGCACGCCAAGTGTTTGATTCAATTCCTGAGTCAGATAGAAATGACAGAGTTATATTATGGAACCAAATGATTAGAGCTTATGCTTGGAATGGACCCTTTGAGAAGGGTATTGATTTGTATTATGAAATGGTGGAGTATGGTATTAGACCGACGAATTATACATACCCTTTTGTGATTAAGGCTTGTTCTGCTTTGCAAGATGTAGAAAATGGGGAAAAGATTCATGAACATGTGAAAAGGCAGGGGCTTGATGGTGATGTTTATGTTTGTACAGCTTTGGTTGATTTTTATGCAAAGTGTGGGTTGTTGGTTGAGGCACGAAGAGTGTTTGATGGAATGTTGAGAAGAGATATTGTGGCGTGGAATGCGATGATTTCAGGGTGCTCGGTGAATGGTTTGTATTTGGAGATGAAGGGTTTGGTGTTGGAGATGCAAGAAAATGGGTTAACGTTGAATTCGTCTACAGTTGTGGCGATTCTTCCTGCAATTGCGGAAGCTAATAAGTTGAGTGAAGGGAAGGCTGTTCATGGGTTTTCTATGAGAAGGGGGTTTGTTAATGATGTAGTTGTTGATACTGGTATTTTGGATGTGTATGCAAAATGTGGTTTGTTGAACTACGCGAAGAGGATTTTCGGAGTCATGAGTTTGAAGAATGAGATCACGCGGAGTGCGATGATAGGAGCATACGTAACATGTGATTCTACTCAAGAAGGATTGGAACTGTTTGAGCACATGAGGACGGAAGATACTGAGTCTCCGTCTCCTGTCATGCTTGCCACTGTAATTCGAGCTTGTGCTAAGCTGAATTATATgagaagaggaagaaagatgCATGGTTATACTGTTAAGTTAGGGTCCTATTTGGATTTGATGGTGAGTAATACTCTTCTTTCTATGTATGCAAAGTGCGGGAGAATAGATGATGCGCTTACCTTCTTTGAGGAGATGGATTTGAAAGATTCTGTTTCTTTCAGTGCGATAATTGCAGGGTGCGTCCAGAATGGACATGCAGAAGAAGCTTTGCAGATTTTACGAATGATGCAATCGTCTGGTGTTGAACCAGAATCTGCAACAGTGATGGGAATTTTACCAGCTTGTTCACATTTGGCAGCTCTACAACTTGGCGTTTGCACCCATGGTTACTCGATTGTGTGTGGATTTACAGAGGATGTTTCTGTATGTAATGCTCTAATTGACATGTATTCCAAATGTGGTAAAAACGACATTGCTAGGATTGTCTTCGATAAGATGAATAAAAGGGATGTCGTCTCATGGAATGCAATGATTGCTGGATATGGAGTTCACGGTCGTGGAAAGGAAGCAATATCACTGTTCTATGACATGCAGTCTATAGGTCAAATACCAGATGACATAACTTTTATTGGTCTCTTATTTGCTTGCAGCCATTCAGGTCTTGTTGCTGAAGGGAAATATTGGTTCTTAAGAATGTCCGAAGAATTCAAAATTAGCCCTAGAATGGATCATTACTTGTGCATGGTGGACCTTTTGGGACGTGCTGGTCTTCTGGACGAGGCCTATGGTTTCGTCCAGAATATGCCTTTTATACCTGATGTGCGTATCTGGAGTGCCTTGCTTGCCGCGTGTAGAATCCATAAACATATTGTTCTAGCAGAAGAAGTATCCAATAAGATCCAATATCTAGGACCTGAAAGTCCGGGTAATTTCGTTCTTTTATCTAATTTATATACTACTGCTGGGAGATGGGATGACGCTGCTCATGTTAGAGTTAAGCAGAAGGATTCTGGCTTTAAGAAGAGCCCCGGATGTAGTTGGATTGAAATAAATGGTGTTATCCATGCATTTGTTGGTGGGGATCAGTCCCACCCTCAGTCcgctaaaataaatgagaaactGAAGGAACTTTCGAAAGAGATGAAAAAGCTGGGGTATAGTGCAGAATCCAGTTTTGTGTACCAAGATGTGGAGGAAGAAGAGAAGGAACAGATTCTTCTTTATCACAGCGAGAAGCTTGCTGTTGCATTTGCGTTGCTAAATCTGGATCCTAGCAAGTCCATACTCGTTACTAAGAACTTACGAGTTTGTGTTGACTGCCATAGTACAATGAAATATATAAGTCTAAtaacaaaaagagaaattacAGTGAGGGATGCTAGTCGATTCCATCATTTCAGAGATGGAATATGCAGCTGCGGAGATTTCTGGTGA